A window of bacterium genomic DNA:
ATTCAGCATCCATTGTATTGACTATTGCCGAATAGATGTTCACCTCTGCAAGAATCATTAACATAACTTTATTGAGTAGCGGTCGTAATTCCTGCGGTGAGCCATTGGAAACATTAGAAAGTCCACAGGTAGTTTTAGGGTTTGGGATTCCAACCAGATCCGGTAATAATTTCAGAAATTCAGGTGCTTCAACCACCTGTTTTTGGTCGGCACTTACCGGGAAGATAATTGGGTCAAACCATATTTCCTCAACCGGGTAATCAATCTCCTGAGCCGCAGTAAGGATTCTTAAACAGACATCAGCCCTTTCATTAACATCCCGCGGGATACCTTCATCTGAAAGGATTAAACCAATGAACGGCACCTGATACGATTTGGCTAATTTTAAGGTTTTATCTAATCTTTCAGTTTGAGCAGAAATTGAGTTAATCAGCGGTTTTGCCTTTTTTACGGTTTTAAGTCCGGCTTCAATTGCCTCAGAATTAGTTGTATCCAGAGAAAGAGGGACATCAACTACCTCTTCGACTGTTTCAATTACCCATTTCATCATCTCTGGTCCTTCTTTTTTTGCTGGACCAAGGTTTATATCCAGGTAATGGGCACCACCTTCGACTTGTTTTATAGCCATTTCCTGAATAGGTTTAGGGTCGCGGTCTTTGATTGCTTCCCTGATTTTGGTGGTCATTATGTTGATGCTTTCACCAATAAGTATCATTGTTTTTTACCTCCTGTAGATATTTAGGTTAAGTGTATCTATTCACTATTTTTGACAGGATGAACAGGATTAATGGGATTTTTGTTTATTCTGTTCATCATGATTATAGTTGTGATGAATATTCCGACAGAACCCTCACCTTTCGCTTTACTTCACCCTTTTTTTCTCCAAAATTAATAATCAATCCAACATCCTTTTATTTAACATCCTGTCTATCCTGTAAATCCTGTCAAAAGAACTGAATAGTTACGGTTAAGTAAGAGAAAGGGAGAAAAATACTTGCTTTTTTCCTCTCCCCACCATCTTAATTAAATTTTTGCAAATTGTTGTAAAAACAGAGGCAGGTCAGAGGCCTCGCGACAGCCTACTTTTACATTCCACTCTTTGTTCAGTTCTTCTTCTAATTCACCGCTTATCTGGGCAACATAACCCGGGATGATTAAATTGCGGTGTTTGACTCGGTCGACGATACCACATTTTTTAACAAACGGGGCAATTAAATCCGGGACAAACTTCCCGGCTGACCAGGCGGTTAAAACCGATAATCCATCGGTATTCATCACACAAAGCCAGAGTGGAACATTGCTTGCCTCAATTTCACCAGAAACCACAAAATAAGTCAGGGAAAAATTGCAAGTGATTAGAACCGGAGAACTCGCATCCGGATTGCCAAATTCGTAGATTCCTTCATCCATCGTCAATGGTCGTTGTGGGTCGGTAAAGAG
This region includes:
- a CDS encoding dihydropteroate synthase, with the translated sequence MILIGESINIMTTKIREAIKDRDPKPIQEMAIKQVEGGAHYLDINLGPAKKEGPEMMKWVIETVEEVVDVPLSLDTTNSEAIEAGLKTVKKAKPLINSISAQTERLDKTLKLAKSYQVPFIGLILSDEGIPRDVNERADVCLRILTAAQEIDYPVEEIWFDPIIFPVSADQKQVVEAPEFLKLLPDLVGIPNPKTTCGLSNVSNGSPQELRPLLNKVMLMILAEVNIYSAIVNTMDAEFMATVKQVEQHLAQGKKPTECITDTDVQKTLKVLRNEVMYCHSWLEL